A single Nicotiana tabacum cultivar K326 chromosome 5, ASM71507v2, whole genome shotgun sequence DNA region contains:
- the LOC107788747 gene encoding transcription factor bHLH100-like isoform X2: MMAVSSPLFSNFGVCLADPKNKKLNTIEAPLSTGIPVHYSSSQPSIVHSEFKNFEEINGDNDHLDGTVKKLNHNASERDRRKKFNSLCSSLRSLLPATDHTKKISFPVTVARVIKYIPDLKKEVGGLTQKKEDLTLRSIPKKEYSADFNNKQTIIKGGIQSSLSVISANQVGNREVIIHISILKTNKSSFAEAVSELEEEGLLLLNASSFETLGDRVFYNLHFQAGHYISRHPSRREAKWMRPFT; this comes from the exons ATGATGGCCGTTTCTTCTCCTTTGTTTTCTAACTTTGGCGTGTGTTTGGCAGATCCCAAAAACAAGAAACTAAACACTATAGAAGCTCCACTTTCAACAGGTATTCCTGTTCATTATTCATCATCTCAGCCAAGCATCGTACACAGTGAATTCAAGAATTTTGAGGAGATTAATGGTGATAATGATCATTTAGATGGAACAGTGAAGAAGCTTAATCACAATGCAAGCGAACGTGATCGGAGAAAAAAATTTAATAGCTTGTGTTCTTCTCTTCGTTCTTTGCTTCCAGCTACTGATCATACG AAAAAAATAAGCTTTCCAGTCACAGTAGCAAGAGTGATAAAGTACATACCAGATTTAAAGAAAGAAGTGGGAGGACTGACACAGAAGAAAGAAGACCTTACATTAAGATCCATCCCTAAGAAAGAATATTCTGCTGATTTTAATAATAAGCAAACAATAATTAAAGGAGGAATTCAGAGTTCTTTATCAGTTATCTCAGCAAATCAAGTGGGAAATAGAGAAGTCATTATTCATATATCTATTTTGAAAACCAATAAGAGTTCGTTTGCTGAAGCTGTATCAGAACTAGAAGAGGAAGGACTTCTTCTACTAAATGCATCTTCTTTTGAAACTTTGGGAGATAGAGTTTTCTACAATTTGCATTTTCAG GCCGGTCACTACATAAGTCGCCATCCGTCCAGGAGAGAAGCTAAGTGGATGCGCCCCTTCACTTAA
- the LOC107788747 gene encoding transcription factor bHLH100-like isoform X1, with protein MMAVSSPLFSNFGVCLADPKNKKLNTIEAPLSTGIPVHYSSSQPSIVHSEFKNFEEINGDNDHLDGTVKKLNHNASERDRRKKFNSLCSSLRSLLPATDHTKKISFPVTVARVIKYIPDLKKEVGGLTQKKEDLTLRSIPKKEYSADFNNKQTIIKGGIQSSLSVISANQVGNREVIIHISILKTNKSSFAEAVSELEEEGLLLLNASSFETLGDRVFYNLHFQAQGTLPINVQILRDKLLSYYEKEDKLLPPWISGSLTT; from the exons ATGATGGCCGTTTCTTCTCCTTTGTTTTCTAACTTTGGCGTGTGTTTGGCAGATCCCAAAAACAAGAAACTAAACACTATAGAAGCTCCACTTTCAACAGGTATTCCTGTTCATTATTCATCATCTCAGCCAAGCATCGTACACAGTGAATTCAAGAATTTTGAGGAGATTAATGGTGATAATGATCATTTAGATGGAACAGTGAAGAAGCTTAATCACAATGCAAGCGAACGTGATCGGAGAAAAAAATTTAATAGCTTGTGTTCTTCTCTTCGTTCTTTGCTTCCAGCTACTGATCATACG AAAAAAATAAGCTTTCCAGTCACAGTAGCAAGAGTGATAAAGTACATACCAGATTTAAAGAAAGAAGTGGGAGGACTGACACAGAAGAAAGAAGACCTTACATTAAGATCCATCCCTAAGAAAGAATATTCTGCTGATTTTAATAATAAGCAAACAATAATTAAAGGAGGAATTCAGAGTTCTTTATCAGTTATCTCAGCAAATCAAGTGGGAAATAGAGAAGTCATTATTCATATATCTATTTTGAAAACCAATAAGAGTTCGTTTGCTGAAGCTGTATCAGAACTAGAAGAGGAAGGACTTCTTCTACTAAATGCATCTTCTTTTGAAACTTTGGGAGATAGAGTTTTCTACAATTTGCATTTTCAG GCACAAGGAACTTTACCAATTAACGTTCAAATATTAAGAGACAAGCTCTTATCGTATTATGAGAAGGAAGACAAGTTATTACCACCTTGGATTTCTGGCTCCTTGACAACTTAG